From Toxorhynchites rutilus septentrionalis strain SRP chromosome 2, ASM2978413v1, whole genome shotgun sequence, a single genomic window includes:
- the LOC129771044 gene encoding uncharacterized protein LOC129771044, with protein sequence METEMRAIPSFYYEQIERSRLAKEWKSWKGTLECYFEAHNIDDQKIMRAKMLYLGGPQLQRVFANLLDTEKFPMVAIEKRWYDLAVEKLDNFFKPVRQDTLERHRLRAMKQKKDEHFAQYVLRLRQQISECGLEKYPLEISTVLTEITLIDVIVQGCLSNELRSRILKKDQTLSQIEALGAMIESVEEQVKSLSSSQLNDERVYHVEEQKIGGLQVPKFDEAVHRTVKNSMIRSNQNPHDRVACFSCGRHGHFSNSPHCPARVNDRASHGICRPGGYYAAWLINKTSDPLAKELEA encoded by the coding sequence ATGGAAACAGAAATGCGTGCTATACCATCGTTTTATTATGAACAAATCGAGCGCTCTCGGTTAGCGAAAGAATGGAAATCTTGGAAAGGCACTCTTGAGTGTTACTTTGAGGCTCATAATATTGATGACCAGAAGATAATGCGAGCCAAGATGCTCTACCTTGGTGGTCCGCAGTTACAACGAGTTTTTGCTAACCTACTGGACACGGAAAAATTTCCTATGGTCGCTATCGAGAAACGTTGGTATGATCTCGCGGTTGAAAAACTGGATAATTTCTTTAAACCAGTGAGACAGGATACGCTTGAAAGACATCGTTTACGAGCGATGAAGCAAAAGAAGGATGAACACTTTGCGCAGTATGTACTCCGTTTACGACAACAAATATCTGAATGTGGTCTCGAGAAGTATCCATTAGAAATTTCAACGGTTTTAACTGAAATTACTCTGATAGATGTCATTGTGCAAGGATGTTTATCTAACGAATTGCGCAGTCGGATCTTGAAGAAGGATCAAACTCTTTCACAAATCGAGGCTTTAGGGGCTATGATTGAAAGTGTTGAGGAACAAGTTAAGAGTCTGTCTAGCTCTCAACTAAATGATGAGAGAGTTTATCATGTTGAGGAGCAAAAAATTGGAGGATTGCAGGTTCCAAAGTTTGATGAAGCAGTTCACCGTACTGTGAAAAATTCGATGATCCGCAGCAACCAAAATCCACATGATCGTGTAGCGTGTTTCAGTTGTGGGAGACACGGTCATTTTTCGAATTCTCCACATTGTCCTGCGCGAGTTAACGATCGAGCATCGCATGGAATTTGTAGACCAGGCGGATATTATGCTGCTTGGCTGATAAACAAAACATCGGATCCGCTAGCGAAGGAATTGGAAGCGTGA